The following are encoded together in the Onychostoma macrolepis isolate SWU-2019 chromosome 03, ASM1243209v1, whole genome shotgun sequence genome:
- the dnajb1a gene encoding dnaJ homolog subfamily B member 1a, whose translation MGKDYYRILGIEKGASDEEIKKAYRKQALRFHPDKNKSAGAEDKFKEIAEAYDVLSDAKKKDIYDRCGEDGLKGHAGGGCNGPSYTFHGDPHAMFAEFFGGRSPFDQFFASTGGADDDMDIDDPFAAFGMGGMGRFPRSFKSRVGGVHGGREKKKDPPVVHELKVSLEEVFSGCTKKMKISRKRLNPDGCTMRTEDKILTVDIKRGWKEGTKITFPKEGDETPINIPADIVFVVKDKVHPVFRRDGSDIIYPARISLREALCGCTISAPTLDGRTVTVTSRDVIKPGMKKRITGEGLPLSKCPEKRGDMVLDFSVKFPDKLGPSARESLVQILPP comes from the exons ATGGGTAAAGATTATTACAGGATCCTGGGGATAGAGAAGGGCGCCTCAGATGAGGAGATCAAGAAAGCCTACAGAAAACAAGCTTTAAGATTCCATCCCGACAAAAACAAATCAGCCGGAGCAGAAGATAAATTCAAAGAGATCGCCGAAGCTTACGATGTCCTGAGCGATGCCAAGAAGAAAGACATCTATGACAGATGTGGAGAGGATG GGCTCAAGGGACACGCCGGAGGTGGCTGCAACGGCCCTAGCTATACTTTTCACGGCGATCCTCATGCCATGTTTGCAGAGTTCTTTGGGGGCCGTAGCCCATTTGATCAGTTTTTTGCATCTACGGGGGGTGCAGATGATGACATGGACATTGACGACCCCTTTGCAGCTTTCGGAATGGGAGGAATGGGCAGATTTCCCAGATCTTTCAAGTCTCGGGTTGGCGGTGTACACGGGGGCCGAGAAAAGAAGAAAGATCCCCCAGTAGTGCACGAGCTCAAGGTGAGTCTGGAAGAAGTGTTTTCTGGTTGCACGAAAAAGATGAAGATCTCTCGCAAGAGGCTGAATCCGGACGGCTGCACCATGCGCACCGAAGACAAGATCCTCACCGTGGACATCAAACGTGGCTGGAAGGAGGGGACCAAGATTACCTTTCCCAAAGAGGGAGACGAGACTCCAATCAACATCCCTGCCGACATAGTGTTTGTGGTTAAGGACAAGGTTCATCCGGTTTTTAGGAGAGACGGCTCTGACATCATCTACCCTGCAAGGATATCCCTCCGAGAG GCTCTATGCGGCTGCACCATCAGCGCTCCCACCCTGGACGGTAGAACTGTGACAGTGACATCACGTGATGTCATCAAACCCGGTATGAAGAAGAGGATAACTGGAGAAGGACTGCCACTGTCCAAATGTCCTGAAAAGAGAGGAGACATGGTGCTAGATTTCTCAGTGAAATTTCCGGACAAGTTGGGACCGAGTGCCCGTGAATCTCTGGTTCAGATCCTACCACCTTGA
- the trim35-12 gene encoding E3 ubiquitin-protein ligase TRIM39: MPLRPRASSQPGRANTLPSLKNIPVLRPRALSSHTQSPLEDELSCPVCCEIFTNPVVLKCSHSFCRLCLQAFWNKKAAKRECPVCRRKSSLTEPTVSLALKNVCDAIAQERKGQASAIAGSYLANGVSKADALCATHGEGLKLFCQYDEEVLCCVCQTSKKHQGHTVCPLEEAANDLKEEMRQIVIPLKKSLRRFYEAKQQCDDITVHIKNQRQQTEKQIHEEFEELRQFLLKEEAARIAVLAEEEETKKQTMKKTTDIIARDILTFSQAVMAIENEIANADSLFLQNYKNVKKRAQITFNEPENVPNSLIDVAEHMTSLKFRVWEKMQSLVEYTPVALDPNTAYPCLSLSKNLTSVSNTGTMKELPDNLERFDHLVFVLGSEGFTTGCHSWEVDVGQNNDWVIGVVKASVARKGKISGCPEGGFWTIALSDGKYTAMTTPHKSLNLKGHLERVRVKIDYNNGEVSFFDSVGVTPIYTFNDHFTETMFPFFCPGANINGNNPGPLKICPVRVAIWNSASW; encoded by the exons ATGCCCTTGCGACCGAGGGCTTCCTCTCAACCTGGAAGAGCAAACACCCTTCCAAGTCttaaaaacatcccagttctgcGTCCGAGAGCTTTGTCGTCCCACACGCAGTCGCCCTTAGAGGATGAGCTCTCTTGTCCGGTCTGCTGCGAGATCTTCACCAATCCCGTGGTCCTGAAGTGCAGCCACAGTTTCTGCCGCCTCTGCCTTCAGGCCTTCTGGAACAAGAAGGCAGCCAAGAGGGAATGTCCCGTGTGCAGGAGGAAGAGTTCTCTGACGGAGCCCACCGTGAGTCTGGCTCTGAAGAACGTGTGCGACGCCATCGCACAGGAGCGGAAAGGACAAGCATCTGCGATAGCGGGCTCATATTTGGCCAACGGGGTGTCTAAAGCAGATGCTCTCTGTGCCACTCACGGAGAGGGACTCAAATTGTTCTGCCAATACGATGAAGAGGTTCTCTGCTGTGTTTGTCAAACGTCCAAGAAACATCAAGGCCACACTGTGTGTCCTTTGGAAGAGGCAGCAAATGATCTTAAG GAGGAAATGAGGCAGATTGTCATCCCACTTAAGAAAAGTCTTCGACGCTTCTATGAGGCCAAACAGCAATGTGATGACATAACTGTCCACATCAAG AACCAAAGACAacagacagagaaacaaatTCACGAGGAGTTTGAAGAGCTTCGGCAATTTCTCCTAAAGGAAGAAGCTGCAAGAATTGCAGTGCTGGCAGAAGAAGAGGAGACCAAGAAACAGACGATGAAGAAAACAACAGACATAATCGCTCGTGATATACTCACCTTTTCTCAGGCTGTCATGGCCATTGAAAACGAGATTGCTAATGCGGACAGCCTGTTTTTACAG AActacaaaaatgtcaaaaagag AGCTCAGATAACATTTAACGAACCAGAAAACGTCCCCAATTCTCTAATCGACGTTGCGGAGCACATGACCTCGCTGAAGTTCAGAGTGTGGGAAAAAATGCAGAGCCTGGTGGAATACA CTCCAGTGGCGTTGGACCCCAACACAGCGTACCCCTGTTTGTCTCTTAGCAAGAATCTCACGAGTGTGTCCAACACGGGGACGATGAAAGAGCTGCCTGATAACCTTGAGCGCTTTGACCACTTGGTTTTTGTACTGGGCTCCGAGGGTTTCACCACAGGATGTCATTCCTGGGAGGTGGACGTGGGCCAAAATAATGACTGGGTAATTGGTGTGGTTAAAGCATCGGTAGCCAGGAAAGGCAAAATCTCAGGCTGTCCCGAAGGAGGATTCTGGACCATCGCTCTCTCTGATGGGAAGTACACGGCCATGACCACCCCACATAAATCGCTCAACCTGAAGGGCCACCTGGAAAGGGTTCGGGTGAAGATCGACTATAATAATGGAGAGGTCAGCTTCTTTGATTCAGTGGGTGTCACACCTATCTACACATTCAATGACCACTTTACTGAGACAATGTTCCCTTTTTTCTGTCCGGGGGCAAATATAAATGGAAACAATCCAGGGCCACTGAAGATCTGCCCTGTGAGAGTGGCAATTTGGAACAGTGCCTCCTGGTGA
- the gipc1 gene encoding PDZ domain-containing protein GIPC1 yields the protein MPLGLGRRKKASPLVENEEAEPIRAGLNVPGLDGLDGGRVGLGEGAAHEGLPPPPTSLRPRLIFHTQLAHGSPTGRIEGFSNVRELYAKIGEAFGIPPTEVMFCTLNTHKVDMDKLLGGQIGLEDFIFAHVKGQKKEVEVFKGEDALGLTITDNGAGYAFIKRIREGSIIHQIQVINVGDMIESINGQILIGCRHYEVAKMLKELPKGKTFFLKLVEPLKAFDMISQRSGSRSGSSQLGTGRGTLRLRSKGPATVEELPSAFEEKAIEKVDDLLESYMGIRDSELAATMVELGKDKKNPDEFAEALDETLGDFAFPDEFVFDVWGAIGDAKVGRV from the exons ATGCCACTTGGATTGGGACGCAGAAAGAAGGCATCTCCGCTGGTGGAGAACGAGGAGGCCGAGCCCATCCGGGCTGGACTGAACGTCCCAGGGTTGGATGGCCTGGATGGTGGCAGGGTTGGCCTGGGTGAAGGAGCTGCCCATGAGGGCCTACCACCTCCACCCACCAGCCTGCGACCTCGCCTGATCTTCCACACCCAGCTGGCTCACGGCAGCCCCACGGGTCGCATCGAGGGCTTCAGCAACGTGCGTGAGCTCTACGCCAAGATAGGAGAGGCCTTTGGGATTCCTCCAACAGAG GTGATGTTTTGCACACTGAATACTCACAAAGTGGATATGGACAAACTTTTGGGTGGCCAGATCGGACTGGAGGACTTTATATTCGCTCATGTGAAGGGCCAGAAAAAAGAGGTGGAGGTCTTTAAAGGAGAGGATGCACTGGGGCTCACGATCACTGATAATGGAGCTGGCTATGCTTTCATAAAG AGAATAAGAGAAGGCAGTATTATTCATCAGATCCAGGTCATCAACGTAGGCGACATGATCGAGTCAATCAACGGGCAGATACTCATTGGCTGCCGCCATTATGAGGTTGCCAAGATGCTGAAGGAACTGCCCAAAGGGAAAACATTTTTCCTGAAGCTGGTGGAACCTTTGAAGGCATTTG acatgatCAGTCAGCGGTCAGGAAGCAGGTCGGGCTCTTCACAGTTAGGAACGGGCAGAGGAACTCTGCGCCTGAGGTCTAAAGGACCAGCCACCGTAGAGGAACTG CCGTCAGCATTTGAAGAAAAAGCTATCGAGAAAGTCGATGATCTGTTGGAGAGCTACATGGGCATTAGAGACAGTGAACTTG CTGCCACGATGGTGGAGCTCGGCAAAGACAAAAAGAACCCGGATGAGTTTGCTGAAGCTTTGGACGAGACTCTGGGTGATTTCGCATTTCCGGATGAGTTTGTGTTTGATGTGTGGGGTGCCATAGGTGATGCAAAGGTCGGTCGGGTGTAA
- the LOC131537156 gene encoding C-signal-like — translation MAVLKACSALVTGANRGLGLEMVKQLLEARCSNIFAACRDPDGPNSETLRELAKKHPGVISLVQLDVADQCSIKESAKKVGSLLGKNGLNLLVNNAAVLPQKTLLTATVEDMQSTFNTNVIGPLFVIREYLPYLRTAAKAKGKPGMSCDKAAVINISTDSASMSIMPVMKEPFPFFPYSISKAGLNMLTIYTARDLKADEILCISIHPGWVRTDMGGDKAPIDTRKSVEGLMRVIGSLTEKQNGAFLDYTGKTMPW, via the exons ATGGCGGTATTAAAGGCATGCAGTGCTCTAGTGACAGGGGCCAACCGAGGCTTGGGTTTAGAAATGGTCAAGCAACTCCTGGAAGCTCGTTGCTCAAACATTTTTGCTGCATGTCGTGACCCAGATGGACCAAATTCTGAG ACACTGAGAGAACTGGCCAAAAAGCATCCAGGTGTTATCTCCCTTGTGCAGCTTG ATGTTGCTGATCAATGCAGTATCAAAGAGTCTGCCAAAAAAGTTGGTTCTCTGCTGGGGAAGAACGGCTTGAACCTGCTTGTGAATAATGCTGCAGTGTTGCCACAAAAAACCTTGCTGACCGCCACTGTTGAGGACATGCAAAGCACCTTCAACACCAACGTGATAGGACCTTTATTTGTCATTAGG GAGTACCTGCCGTATCTGCGTACAGCAGCTAAAGCCAAGGGCAAACCAGGGATGTCATGTGATAAAGCAGCTGTGATCAACATCTCCACGGATTCAGCGTCTATGAGCATCATGCCAGTAATGAAAGAACCATTCCCATTCTTCCCATACAGCATCAGCAAG GCTGGTCTTAACATGCTGACTATATATACCGCAAGGGACTTAAAGGCAGATGAGATCCTCTGCATTTCCATTCACCCAGGATGGGTGAGAACGGACATGGGGGGAGATAAG GCGCCTATTGATACCAGAAAAAGTGTGGAGGGATTGATGCGTGTCATTGGCAGCCTTACTGAGAAGCAGAATGGTGCATTCTTAGACTACACTGGAAAAACAATGCCCTggtaa